The following proteins come from a genomic window of Theileria equi strain WA chromosome 2 map unlocalized gcontig_1105316255037, whole genome shotgun sequence:
- a CDS encoding conserved hypothetical protein (encoded by transcript BEWA_038410A) produces MTNYQKWPIYATKRMVEIIPRLCALGEKQTVVTNVLFHCFGSDVTDTQENVLFKKDYVETLNYIYNTRLHGTDQEKLYSQGGFREVVFSPFNTDLLKSVSPAIRPRQTLQFISLLEQSIEDFALYNTSVKEHVDINGLFNAVGTDFLKLVKILRLKHKFKDEISSSTINRTFKDLLDAGSDFARIDALEFASLLLSYKRVDLFTPFVDGSFRLVDILKHILSSESKIALEIFFQMLSDNVKLQVLQMLRSTNAVTGLLKYPWGLVESQNLRERQVSDGQDRVDVTINKLDLDQRIVVDSVAHLLYVSKYFKKLEFDSGHKPTLLSIYFESDVLVTCNDKIVFTIDMMVNDICYQSTLYEFLSFLWSSKNFIKVGHNTMLNIAMLSSRFDKPFSDFSNLVDLNDKRVKKVQSTLAHSHQSDDQESAEEDEMSIFKPTGYTKKLSGLLQEYNIPVMPRSRHWHGKHRPISSKRTEYLVSVARGILQIEHTLRSEGWFPCMICDSTTEREE; encoded by the exons ATGACCAACTATCAAAAATGGCCAATTTACGCGACAAAGCGTATGGTAGAGATCATTCCTAGGCTTTGTGCCTTGGGTGAGAAGCAGACGGTCGTCACAAATGTCTTGTTCCACTGCTTTGGGTCAGATGTCACCGACACACAGGAGAACGTCCTCTTCAAAAAGGACTATGTCGAGACTTTAAACTACATCTACAATACGAGACTGCATGGTACTGACCAGGAAAAGTTGTACAGCCAAGGAGGATTCAGGGAGGTGGTCTTTTCGCCCTTTAACACTGACCTCTTGAAGTCTGTGAGCCCTGCAATACGTCCAAGACAAACCTTGCAGTTTATTTCGCTTTTAGAACAGTCGATAGAAGA CTTCGCTCTGTACAATACCAGCGTGAAGGAACATGTTGACATTAATGGTCTATTCAACGCAGTTGGCACAGATTTTCTAAAGCTAGTAAAGATTTTGAGACTAAAAcacaaatttaaagatgaaaTTAGTTCATCTACAATTAATCGCACATTCAAAGACCTGCTGGACGCTGGATCCGATTTTGCAAGAATTGATGCTCTGGAATTTGCATCGCTTTTACTATCCTACAAGAGAGTTGATTTATTCACTCCATTTGTAGATGGATCCTTTAGACTAgtggatattttaaagCACATTTTGAGCTCGGAGTCGAAAATTGCCCTCGAGATTTTCTTTCAAATGCTCTCTGATAATGTGAAGCTTCAAGTATTGCAAATGCTAAGGTCAACAAATGCAGTTACAGGACTCCTAAAATATCCCTGGGGGCTCGTTGAATCGCAAAATTTGAGGGAAAGGCAAGTGTCCGATGGGCAGGATAGGGTAGACGTTACAATAAATAAACTTGATTTGGATCAGAGAATAGTCGTTGACAGTGTTGCGCATCTTTTGTACGTCTCCAAGTATTTCAAAAAGCTGGAATTTGATTCAGGGCATAAACCAACTTTGCTCTCCATATACTTTGAGTCTGATGTGCTTGTGACTTGCAACGATAAGATTGTATTTACCATTGatatgatggtaaatgaCATTTGTTACCAGTCGACTCTTTACGAGTTTTTGTCTTTTCTATGGTCATCCAAGAATTTCATCAAGGTTGGACACAACACAATGCTAAATATCGCAATGCTATCGTCTCGCTTCGACAAGCCATTTTCGGACTTTTCAAATCTGGTGGATTTGAATGACAAGAGAGTGAAAAAGGTGCAGAGTACCTTGGCACATTCTCACCAATCTGATGACCAAGAGTCagctgaagaagatgaaatgaGCATATTCAAGCCCACTGGATATACAAAAAAGTTGTCTGGACTTCTCCAAGAGTACAACATTCCAGTGATGCCACGGTCAAGACACTGGCATGGCAAACACAGACCGATTTCCTCCAAGAGAACAGAGTATTTGGTGAGTGTTGCCAGAGGTATTTTGCAGATTGAACACACGTTGAGGAGTGAAGGATGGTTCCCATGTATGATTTGCGACTCTACAACTGAACGGGAGGAATAG
- a CDS encoding eukaryotic translation initiation factor 4A, putative (encoded by transcript BEWA_038400A), translating into MAEKKTVYETSEEYPVVDSFEDLGLKEEILKGIFAYGFDRPSAVQQRAIKPILDGRDVIIQSQSGTGKTCVFCLGALQTVNSTVKETQVLLLSPTRELAEQSQKVCLALGDYCNVEVHCCIGGKKVSDDIKALESGVQIVSGTPGRVNHMISEKHLNTRNIKQLILDEADEMLNRGFKDQVYSIYRYLPPTIQVVVVSATLPHEVIEITNKFMNNPFKVLVKRDELTLEGIKQFFISIEKEQWKFDTLCDLYQSLIITQAVIFCNTKEKVEWLSKKMQDANFEVVKMHGEMSQKERNDIMQRFRRGESRVLISTDLWGRGLDVQQVSLVVNYDLPNSRENYIHRIGRSGRYGRKGVAINFVKDDDIRILRDIEQYYSTQIDEMPMNISELL; encoded by the exons ATGGCCGAGAAGAAGACCGTCTACGAGACCTCGGAGGAGTACCCAGTCGTGGATTCCTTCGAAGATCTCGGACTAAAGGAGGAGATCCTAAAGGGAATTTTTGCCTATGGGTTTGACAGGCCATCAGCTGTCCAGCAGCGTGCCATTAAGCCAATCCTGGACGGAAGGGATGTCATTATTCAGTCCCAGAGCGGTACAGGCAAAACTTGCGTATTTTGCCTTGGAGCGCTTCAAACAGTCAATTCAACTGTTAAAGAGACGCAGGTTCTGCTCCTGTCACCCACTAGAGAGTTAGCGGAGCAGTCTCAGAAGGTCTGCCTTGCCCTGGGAGACTACTGCAATGTAGAA GTTCACTGCTGTATTGGTGGGAAAAAGGTCTCAGATGATATCAAGGCTCTGGAATCCGGCGTCCAAATTGTCTCTGGAACACCAGGAAGGGTCAACCATATGATCTCGGAAAAGCACCTAAATACCAGGAATATCAAGCAACTCATCCTTGACGAAGCTGATGAAATGTTGAACAGAGGATTTAAGGACCAGGTCTATTCTATATATCGCTATCTACCACCAACCATTCAAGTTGTTGTTGTCTCGGCCACTCTACCTCATGAGGTCATAGAGATCACAAACAAGTTCATGAACAACCCGTTCAAAGTATTGGTAAAACGTGATGAACTTACACTAGAAGGAATCAAGcaatttttcatttccatcGAAAAGGAGCAATGGAAGTTTGACACTCTTTGTGATCTTTATCAGTCACTAATAATCACTCAAGCTGTAATCTTCTGCAACACCAAAGAAAAGGTTGAATGGCTCTCTAAAAAGATGCAAGATGCCAACTTTGAG GTTGTGAAAATGCACGGTGAAATGTCTCAGAAGGAACGCAATGATATTATGCAACGGTTTAGAAGGGGAGAATCGAGAGTATTGATATCCACAGACCTTTGGGGAAGAGGTCTTGATGTCCAACAG GTCTCGCTCGTTGTAAACTATGATCTTCCAAACAGTCGTGAGAATTATATTCACAG AATTGGACGTTCTGGAAGATATGGTCGCAAAGGAGTTGCAATCAACTTTGTAAAG GATGATGATATTCGCATTTTAAGGGATATTGAACAGTATTATTCCACTCAAATTGATGAAATGCCCATGAACATTTCGGAACTGCTTTAG
- a CDS encoding conserved hypothetical protein (encoded by transcript BEWA_038390A), translating into MTKMSEQKEKGPESNSWTKLTAFLAGLALYQLAHMAISAGNFSVERFGISRTYVSLYLTRMIIPYRICSLLGVAVLTIYDQFGGTGINRIAIGLFWGVVGCYTTLLLTYYSGGEHGHLTFYYWMVILTSAIVGAAFVGIVKALGDDITFFMAALPISGILVSSYHIAFLVLSRYIGVSNTYFWLVIVQMCCAIFLMTVTSVLVTIYYNTADEEVPAADLSDQVPDTESETKILLQGTPVAQMAEDVPTGTVLSPILMGVIGFGIQNMFYPSIAPYKLIGMKLGYTIDVAVLFTSAVPPLIFLYLTLNGMGPNKPWTSKNNAMWWHGAWGFFGIQSVCSIIFLIGMHYPDNSLSRRIRTDVYLLGILTIIYDVCVQILKAVNVSSVDKQGSKETNRTMDTLNTFLYSSSQVIFAFLGDGYLKTYSQFEHDRDKWPTKHYGVLRAFWYWTWNTNKVAIKSVGTAFTRDVRAQIVVKNEALFILYTDETDNSRKPPMTKNPTVMKIVYDI; encoded by the coding sequence ATGACAAAAATGTCAGAACAAAAGGAGAAGGGGCCGGAGTCTAATAGCTGGACAAAGCTGACTGCCTTCCTGGCCGGTCTAGCCTTGTACCAGCTGGCCCACATGGCCATTTCTGCAGGAAACTTTTCGGTAGAAAGATTTGGCATATCGAGGACATACGTCAGCCTTTATCTCACCAGAATGATTATACCGTATAGAATCTGCTCACTACTAGGGGTTGCGGTCTTGACCATTTATGATCAGTTTGGTGGTACTGGTATTAACCGGATAGCAATTGGACTATTTTGGGGTGTTGTGGGCTGCTACACAACCTTGTTGCTCACTTATTATTCCGGGGGTGAACATGGACATCTCACTTTCTACTACTGGATGGTCATATTGACTTCAGCTATCGTCGGTGCAGCTTTTGTCGGAATAGTCAAGGCTTTAGGAGATGATATAACCTTTTTTATGGCTGCCTTACCAATATCTGGTATTCTAGTCTCTTCCTATCACATTGCATTCCTGGTGCTATCGAGATACATTGGAGTTTCGAACACATACTTTTGGCTAGTTATCGTCCAAATGTGCTGTGCCATCTTCCTCATGACCGTAACTTCCGTTCTGGTTaccatttattataataCAGCTGATGAGGAGGTTCCAGCagctgacttatctgaccaggttcctgacacagagtctgagactaagattctcctacaaggtactccagtggctcaaatggctgaGGATGTACCTACTGGTACTGTTCTATCTCCCATTCTAATGGGTGTAATTGGATTTGGTATTCAGAACATGTTCTATCCCTCCATAGCCCCGTACAAGCTGATTGGAATGAAACTAGGGTACACGATTGATGTGGCGGTTTTATTCACGAGTGCTGTACCGCCGCTAATTTTTCTGTACCTAACTCTGAATGGTATGGGACCGAACAAACCGTGGACTAGTAAGAATAATGCTATGTGGTGGCATGGAGCTTGGGGATTTTTTGGAATACAGTCGGTTTGTAGCATCATATTTCTCATTGGTATGCACTACCCCGACAACTCCTTATCACGGAGAATAAGGACAGATGTTTACCTTTTGGGAATACTGACTATCATATATGATGTCTGTGTGCAGATATTAAAGGCAGTGAATGTGAGTTCAGTTGATAAACAAGGAAGTAAGGAGACTAATAGGACAATGGACACTCTCAACACATTcctctattcttcctcccAGGTCATATTTGCATTCCTTGGAGATGGATACCTCAAAACATATTCCCAATTTGAGCATGATAGAGATAAATGGCCTACCAAACACTATGGTGTGTTAAGAGCATTCTGGTACTGGACTTGGAACACAAACAAGGTGGCGATAAAAAGTGTTGGGACTGCCTTTACCAGAGATGTTAGAGCTCAAATTGttgttaaaaatgaagCTCTCTTTATTTTATATACTGATGAAACTGATAATAGTAGAAAACCTCCTATGACGAAAAATCCTACAGTAATGAAGATTGTTTATGACATATAA
- a CDS encoding conserved hypothetical protein (encoded by transcript BEWA_038430A), translated as MFRKKVSQNNFFYRNNGNESSKSHSKTGHNPSNFDKHVKNDDNYKDQHREDGRAHSHTDPEKNDPKLREQTSSHGETVEDLTKSILKWHASRFKDIRKACLANETNHNDGFDTKPVQDVKHATQQESKQESSPENGHTKGYRSNSGFGNYGSNFRRDRSNHDKSKYNKDR; from the exons ATGTTTCGTAAAAA AGTAAGCCAAAACAACTTCTTTTACCGCAATAATGGTAACGAATCTTCGAAATCCCACAGTAAAACCGGCCACAATCCATCGAATTTTGACAAACACGTAaagaatgatgataattACAAAGATCAACACAGAGAAGATGGAA GAGCACATTCTCATACAGACCCTGAGAAAAATGATCCAAAACTAAGAGAACAAACAAGCTCACACGGCGAAACGGTTGAAGATTTAACCAAGAGTATATTAAAGTGGCACGCTAGCCGATTTAAGGATATACGCAAGGCCTGTCTTGCCAACGAGACTAATCATAACGACGGTTTTGACACCAAACCTGTCCAAGATGTTAAACACGCAACGCAGCAGGAGAGTAAACAGGAAAGCTCGCCAGAGAATGGACACACAAAGGGATATCGGTCGAATAGCGGATTTGGGAATTATGGCTCAAACTTTAGGAGAGATAGGTCCAATCACGACAAGAGCAAATATAACAAAGATCGCTGA
- a CDS encoding signal peptide containing protein (encoded by transcript BEWA_038380A): MKALVLVFLLHILRLAKSAEVPEVKVSLDITQIDASKIKITSELVYGIQHLVLEGKEGFYVGSVTRGGQSMWKETAGKRFLAVEQFSRGGHQSIFYLHLVDVDNNALDKFFVDDGNLREIQMIEFQERTEAMKRGIAASRSLPGHLDIGNVDFARANVEEGTKDGVTHKYFSPKRVLFTKVFDLSKLVWAAKRGEKSPKVHLDVKGDLALLSIAVSGGRTPELYFEKDESGWRKITRKQFDASFEKFKREEVKESEVAKTEVPKIGSSGPVLNLEKVGPNVISDKGKVDGINYISYFLKDSSSFSGVVDKSLNIWAGNDYERCNVANIYKKGVAAYLSLRVRNGSKAEFQCFEKDGDKWRRISQQEFDESLYRLQENRTNKQSGIMTSGPCMMVLQLIAAVYFMNFLH; this comes from the coding sequence ATGAAAGCCCTGGTTTTGGTATTTTTGTTGCACATTTTGAGACTCGCCAAGTCTGCGGAGGTTCCAGAGGTCAAAGTCTCCCTGGATATCACCCAAATAGATGCCTCAAAGATCAAAATTACCAGCGAGCTGGTTTACGGCATCCAACACCTCGTTCTTGAGGGAAAAGAAGGATTTTACGTAGGCTCAGTTACGAGAGGTGGACAGAGCATGTGGAAGGAGACCGCTGGAAAAAGGTTTTTGGCAGTTGAGCAGTTTTCAAGGGGCGGACATCAGTCTATATTCTATTTGCACCTGGTTGATGTGGATAATAACGCACTTGACAAGTTTTTTGTAGATGATGGAAACTTGAGGGAGATTCAAATGATAGAATTTCAGGAGAGAACCGAAGCCATGAAGAGGGGAATCGCGGCGTCAAGATCTCTACCAGGCCATTTAGATATAGGCAATGTTGATTTCGCAAGAGCAAACGTAGAAGAAGGAACCAAGGACGGGGTTACTCACAAGTACTTTAGCCCAAAACGGGTGTTATTCACCAAAGTTTTCGACCTCTCAAAGCTAGTATGGGCCGCTAAGAGGGGTGAAAAGTCCCCCAAAGTCCACTTGGATGTAAAGGGAGACCTTGCATTACTCAGCATTGCAGTCAGCGGAGGCCGTACTCCGGAACTTTACTTTGAGAAGGATGAGTCAGGATGGAGGAAAATCACAAGGAAACAATTTGATGCTAGCTTTGAAAAGTTCAAGCGTGAAGAGGTCAAGGAATCCGAGGTTGCTAAAACGGAAGTGCCAAAGATTGGATCTTCTGGCCCTGTTTTGAATCTCGAAAAAGTTGGCCCCAATGTCATCTCTGACAAGGGCAAGGTTGATGGGATTAATTATATCTCATACTTCCTGAAAGATTCCAGTTCCTTCTCGGGAGTTGTTGACAAGAGTCTAAATATTTGGGCTGGAAATGATTACGAGAGGTGTAACGTTGCAAATATCTATAAAAAGGGCGTGGCCGCTTACCTTAGTCTCAGAGTAAGAAATGGTTCCAAGGCTGAATTCCAATGTTTCGAGAAGGACGGCGATAAGTGGAGGAGAATTAGCCAACAGGAGTTTGATGAGAGCCTTTACAGgttacaagagaatagaacAAACAAACAGTCTGGTATCATGACCTCAGGCCCATGCATGATGGTATTACAGCTCATTGCTGCCGTTTACTTTATGAATTTTCTGCACTAG
- a CDS encoding hypothetical protein (encoded by transcript BEWA_038370A) translates to MKTVIVLFISCVARLCSCGLESSFSFDVSNPDRVKTTLTSKKYSGIEHDQYSVDEEYTVTEVRDGGTTIRKITEGEKCTAIDLYSKGDEKFLVVWVFSGTLQLLRFEKNGTEWNPITKKDFDNKLSEISPEASQDADAYQSTSLNIANPDKSKVDVSEREEHGVTYKTYSLNDNVYVSSIVENKLIILTSGGGKKLKSAQYHFYDRYAFLTVDSIDLGSPTSEYFRKENGKWVPIEKEKYDRKLKELLEQAADVAKRVARDDEETSDSEAPSGDADTQSSKQTEHDPSNRGVVDISIVNSPLCLFIDYTFASNAIKLVVPRNDVSVTKLMNGKEEIYTLSSGETFEYARVYLNKGAKSELVFVVTRTSSEISRKAYCKSGHVWRNCSNYDAQMKNSRVSAEWISNFEVDLASTTDTYECTVFQVALLGITTKQFYPKPGYMAIEVKDGNKVLWHAEKPQTLNGTLTGVFGGYNGYCRSCIISENGDMMLLEMALFVDESMVYKYFEKTTDGKWAPIEKKDYEKKLGQIKQHYIKNSKPREQANPNEKKLLTMENTE, encoded by the coding sequence ATGAAGACTGTCATTGTTTTATTTATATCTTGTGTAGCAAGGCTGTGCTCTTGCGGACTGGaatcttcattctcctttgATGTGTCAAACCCGGATAGGGTAAAGACTACGCTTACTAGTAAAAAATACTCTGGAATCGAGCATGATCAGTATTCGgttgatgaagaatatactGTCACTGAAGTTAGGGATGGAGGTACTACCATACGGAAGATTACTGAAGGTGAAAAGTGCACCGCTATTGATTTATACTCTAAGGGTGATGAGAAGTTTCTAGTTGTATGGGTTTTTAGTGGAACTTTGCAACTCCTTcgttttgaaaagaatggtactGAATGGAATCCTATTACAAAGAAAGATTTTGATAACAAGCTCTCTGAAATTTCTCCAGAGGCATCTCAGGATGCTGACGCCTACCAGTCTACCAGTCTAAACATTGCAAATCCTGACAAGTCCAAGGTAGATGTCTCTGAGAGGGAAGAACATGGTGTTACATACAAAACATATTCCCTAAATGATAATGTCTACGTTTCTTCCATTGTAGAGAATAAACTGATTATTTTGACAAGTGGTGGAGGCAAAAAGCTTAAATCCGCACAATACCATTTCTACGATAGATATGCATTTTTAACCGTAGACTCGATTGATCTCGGTTCTCCTACGTCCGAGTATTTTAGAAAAGAAAATGGGAAGTGGGTTCCCATagagaaggaaaagtaCGATAGGAAGCTAAAAGAACTGCTGGAGCAAGCTGCAGACGTTGCCAAGCGGGTTGCTCgagatgatgaagaaactaGCGATTCTGAAGCTCCATCAGGTGATGCAGACACCCAGTCATCTAAACAGACAGAACATGATCCTTCAAATCGAGGCGTTGTCGATATTTCTATAGTTAATTCACCCCTTTGCCTATTCATTGATTACACGTTCGCTTCTAATGCAATAAAACTTGTTGTCCCCAGGAATGATGTTTCTGTTACAAAGCTAATGAATGGTAAGGAAGAGATCTACACTCTTTCCTCTGGAGAGACGTTCGAGTATGCCAGAGTATATCTTAACAAAGGCGCAAAGTCTGAACTTGTATTTGTAGTCACCAGAACATCTTCTGAAATATCACGTAAAGCATATTGTAAAAGTGGACATGTTTGGAGAAATTGTAGCAATTATGACGCACAGATGAAAAATTCAAGAGTTTCTGCAGAATGGAtctcaaattttgaagtTGACCTTGCATCAACCACCGATACCTATGAGTGTACTGTATTTCAAGTAGCGTTACTAGGCATTACTACCAAACAATTTTACCCAAAGCCTGGATACATGGCTATAGAGGTAAAAGACGGAAATAAAGTTTTATGGCATGCAGAAAAGCCTCAGACTCTTAATGGAACGTTAACCGGAGTCTTTGGCGGTTACAACGGCTACTGCCGTTCTTGCATTATTTCtgagaatggagatatGATGCTATTAGAAATGGCCTTGTTTGTGGATGAATCAATGGTCTataagtactttgagaagactactgatggtaaatgggCTCCCATAGAGAAGAAAGACTATGAAAAGAAACTAGGCCAAATAAAGCAACattacattaaaaatagCAAGCCAAGGGAACAGGCTAACCCGAATGAGAAGAAACTCCTCACCATGGAGAATACGGAATAA
- a CDS encoding hypothetical protein (encoded by transcript BEWA_038420A) — MINFVPSSIAWPSKKLLPCKKKRSHKCMFYEPEKARINHGCDNSVCLCLALDRNADGPIGVAPVKQPGFIIKYPLYKESQHNGTVIVA; from the exons atgataaattttgttcCCAGTAGCATCGCTTGGCCTTCCAAGAAGCTCCTGCCGTGTAAGAAAAAGAGAAGCCACAAATGCATGTTCTATGAGCCAGAAAAGGCACGAATCAACCACGGCTGCGACAATAGCGTCTGTTTATGTCTAGCACTGGATAGGAATGCTGATGGGCCAATTGGTGTTGCACCAGTAAAACAACCAG GATTCATCATAAAGTATCCACTCTACAAGGAATCTCAGCACAACGGTACGGTTATTGTTGCTTAA